In a genomic window of beta proteobacterium MWH-UniP1:
- a CDS encoding type II toxin-antitoxin system RelE/ParE family toxin, with protein MIASGQHPDNQFFRLGPLSGIQAGHAARLGQQLSSIDAATRPEDMNRPGWGLHPLRGNLAGHWSVNVNGNWRLTFKFENGDAVLVNYQDYH; from the coding sequence ATCATAGCGTCCGGACAACATCCTGACAATCAGTTTTTCCGATTGGGGCCCCTGTCAGGGATTCAGGCGGGGCATGCCGCTCGATTGGGGCAGCAACTGTCATCCATAGATGCTGCAACCCGCCCCGAGGATATGAACCGACCGGGCTGGGGTTTGCATCCCCTAAGAGGCAACCTTGCCGGGCATTGGTCAGTTAACGTCAATGGAAACTGGCGCCTAACATTTAAGTTTGAAAACGGAGATGCAGTATTGGTGAATTACCAGGACTACCACTGA
- a CDS encoding HigA family addiction module antitoxin translates to MNSMFNPPHPGLTLRDDILPALGLQIGQAAVQLDVDRTTLSKVLNGRASISPAMALRIERWLGRDHGGAAEVWLAQQAAFDLWQARQATKASKALSHVKALKLQSA, encoded by the coding sequence ATGAACTCAATGTTTAACCCACCCCACCCAGGCTTAACTCTGCGTGACGACATTTTGCCCGCTCTGGGCCTGCAAATCGGCCAGGCTGCGGTCCAGCTTGATGTCGACCGTACGACTTTGTCGAAAGTGCTCAACGGACGTGCGTCTATTAGTCCTGCGATGGCACTACGAATTGAGCGTTGGCTTGGCCGTGACCACGGTGGAGCGGCAGAGGTATGGCTTGCTCAGCAGGCCGCTTTTGACTTGTGGCAAGCGCGCCAAGCAACAAAAGCTTCGAAAGCCTTATCCCATGTTAAGGCCCTTAAGCTTCAATCTGCTTGA
- a CDS encoding nucleotidyltransferase family protein: MLLNQIRAHKSTINQLGRQFGARHFRVFGSVARGDEGPSSDIDFLVEFDRGYDLFGQRLPLARELAELLGRPVDLVPEHELSRHLRDSVLKEAVEL, translated from the coding sequence ATGCTCCTAAATCAAATCCGGGCCCATAAATCCACAATTAATCAATTGGGGAGACAGTTTGGCGCCCGGCACTTTCGCGTGTTTGGTTCGGTGGCGCGAGGTGATGAAGGGCCAAGCAGTGATATCGATTTTTTGGTTGAGTTTGATCGCGGTTACGATTTGTTTGGGCAGCGCCTGCCGCTGGCTAGGGAACTTGCCGAGTTACTCGGGCGCCCCGTGGATCTGGTTCCAGAGCACGAACTTAGTCGCCACTTGCGAGACAGCGTGTTGAAGGAAGCAGTTGAGTTGTGA
- a CDS encoding helix-turn-helix domain-containing protein: MNHALTAEDLYTEMKRMPTTERMRFFSLLASNAFREEDFTHDQVFGQTHQEPFSAGKAAEYLEVSVPTLRRYVQSGKLVPSHVVGRNQMFSAHTLRAFKRSRG; the protein is encoded by the coding sequence ATGAATCACGCACTGACTGCTGAGGACCTCTATACCGAGATGAAGCGTATGCCGACGACCGAGCGGATGCGGTTTTTCTCCCTGCTGGCCAGTAACGCGTTTCGGGAAGAAGACTTCACCCACGATCAGGTATTTGGTCAAACACATCAGGAGCCGTTCTCAGCTGGGAAAGCCGCCGAGTATCTGGAAGTTTCCGTGCCGACGCTGCGCCGTTATGTGCAATCGGGCAAGCTCGTACCCAGCCATGTGGTAGGGCGCAACCAGATGTTCTCGGCGCACACTCTGCGTGCGTTTAAACGCAGTCGCGGGTGA